From a region of the Sinorhizobium sp. B11 genome:
- the ftsE gene encoding cell division ATP-binding protein FtsE — MIHFENVGLRYGMGPEILRDLTFDIPKKSFQFLTGPSGAGKTTLLRLLFMSLQPTRGLIRMFGRDISEIPRPELPLLRRRVGIVFQDFRLLDHLTTYENVALPLRVRGKDESTYKTDVLELLKWVGLGERINVLPPVLSGGEKQRAAIARALMDRPEVLLADEPTGNVDPPMAKRLLNLFMELNRLGTAVVIATHDLSLMDQVEARRMILSEGHLDIYD, encoded by the coding sequence TTGATCCACTTCGAGAATGTCGGTTTGCGATATGGTATGGGCCCGGAAATCCTCCGGGACCTGACTTTCGACATCCCGAAAAAGTCCTTCCAGTTTCTGACTGGCCCGTCCGGCGCCGGCAAGACCACGCTCCTGCGCCTGCTCTTCATGTCGCTGCAGCCGACCCGCGGCCTAATCCGCATGTTCGGGCGCGACATATCCGAGATTCCGCGGCCCGAGCTGCCGCTGCTGCGCCGCCGGGTCGGCATCGTCTTTCAGGATTTCCGCCTTCTCGACCATCTGACGACCTATGAGAATGTGGCCCTGCCGCTACGCGTGCGCGGCAAGGATGAGAGCACCTACAAGACCGATGTGCTGGAACTTTTGAAATGGGTCGGCCTCGGCGAACGCATCAACGTGTTGCCACCAGTGCTCTCGGGCGGTGAGAAGCAGCGCGCAGCAATCGCCCGCGCACTGATGGACCGGCCGGAAGTGCTGCTTGCCGACGAACCAACCGGCAATGTCGATCCGCCGATGGCCAAGCGCCTGCTGAACCTCTTCATGGAGCTCAATCGCCTAGGCACCGCGGTGGTGATTGCCACTCACGATCTCTCGCTGATGGACCAGGTGGAAGCCCGCCGCATGATCCTCTCGGAAGGGCATCTCGATATTTATGACTAA
- a CDS encoding ABC transporter permease: MTKPPTKTRAKAPAAAPAQQPKRPEMRVRPTAPILPPSNIQGNALMVVIAIMAFLACLTLGGVSMVRSTAASWESQISREVTIQIKPDDNLDMEKALVQARDIALTFVGTKSGQIVDEAATARLLEPWLGSGLDIKELPVPRLVIITIDESHPPDFAAMRDLLKESIPQAFLDDHRTWVDRLVAMARTTVMIGTGILLLVFAAMVLTVVFATRGVLSGNRHIVEVLHFVGAESSFVATEFQKHFLKISLKGSAIGSALAALFFAGAGFLQSRTIATPETDQATALFGTFSVGALGYLGILATMIVIALLTTLTARLTVMRTIYEIDTLRSDPTRADGIVN, translated from the coding sequence ATGACTAAACCGCCCACCAAGACCCGCGCAAAGGCGCCCGCCGCTGCCCCCGCCCAGCAACCCAAGCGGCCGGAGATGCGCGTGCGCCCCACGGCACCGATCCTGCCGCCATCGAACATCCAGGGCAATGCACTGATGGTTGTCATCGCCATCATGGCATTCCTTGCCTGCCTGACACTCGGTGGCGTCAGCATGGTCCGTTCGACTGCAGCAAGCTGGGAAAGCCAGATCTCCCGCGAAGTCACCATTCAGATCAAGCCCGACGATAACTTGGACATGGAAAAGGCCCTCGTTCAGGCCCGCGATATCGCGCTCACCTTCGTTGGCACGAAGAGCGGTCAAATCGTCGATGAAGCCGCCACTGCTCGCCTTCTGGAGCCGTGGCTCGGCAGCGGTCTGGACATCAAGGAACTTCCCGTGCCGCGACTGGTGATCATCACCATCGACGAGAGCCATCCACCCGACTTTGCGGCGATGCGCGACCTTCTGAAGGAAAGTATCCCGCAGGCCTTCCTTGATGACCACCGTACCTGGGTCGACCGGCTGGTTGCCATGGCCCGCACGACAGTCATGATCGGCACCGGCATTCTGCTACTCGTTTTCGCAGCCATGGTACTGACGGTGGTCTTTGCCACGCGCGGCGTACTCTCCGGCAATCGCCACATCGTCGAAGTCCTGCATTTTGTCGGTGCCGAGAGCTCGTTCGTCGCGACGGAATTCCAGAAGCATTTCCTGAAAATCAGCCTCAAGGGTTCGGCAATCGGCAGTGCGCTGGCCGCCCTCTTTTTTGCCGGCGCCGGCTTCTTGCAGAGCAGGACGATCGCCACGCCAGAGACCGATCAGGCAACGGCCCTCTTCGGCACTTTTTCGGTCGGTGCCCTCGGCTATCTCGGCATCTTGGCAACGATGATCGTGATTGCGTTGCTCACGACGTTGACGGCGCGGCTCACTGTCATGCGCACGATCTATGAAATCGATACATTGCGTTCCGATCCGACGCGCGCGGACGGCATCGTGAATTAG